Below is a window of Paraburkholderia kururiensis DNA.
CAGAACATGCGCGTATTCGTCAGGGTTGTCGAAGCGGGCAGCTTTACGGGTGCCGCGCAGCACCTCAATACGACGACGGCCTACGCTTCGCGCGCGGTTTCCGACCTCGAAGCGCATCTGCGCACGCGGCTGCTGAACCGCACCACCCGGCGCATCGCGCTCACCGAGGCGGGCGAGCGCTATCTGCAGCGCTGCGAGCAGATCCTCGCCTACGTCGACGAAGCCGAGGCCGAAGCGGGCGACGCGCATGCCCGCCCGTCCGGACGGCTCAAGGTGCACGCCATGACAAGCTTCGGCCAGCACTACGTCGTGCCGGCCGTGAGCCAGTATCAGCAGCGCTATCCGGACGTTCACGTGGAACTCACGCTGGCGCAGCGCATGCCCGACCTGCTCGAGGAAGGCTACGACGTGGCGCTGGTGCTCGCCACGGAACTGGCCGACTCCGGGTTCGTCTCGCAGCGTATCGGGAGTGCCTTCAGCATTGTGTGTGCCTCGCCGGCTTACCTCGAACGCCACGGCGTGCCGCAGGAGCCGGCCGACCTCGCGCGGCACGTCCTTCTGCAGATGGTGACACCGGTGTTTCCCTCCACCCATTGGGATTTCAATGGGCCCCACGGAAGCGAGTCCGTGGAAGTCGGAGCTTCGCCTTTTCAGGTCAACGTGGCCGAGGCCATGGCTTCGGCCGTGCGTGAAGGCATGGGGATCGCCGTGCTGCCCATCTACTCGGCGGTCAACGGGCTGAGAAGCGGTGAACTGGCGTGGATCCTGCCTGAGTACACCGCGCAGGAGATGAACGTCTACGCAGTCTACCCGTCGCGCCAGTATCTGGACGCAAAGATTCGCACGTGGGTGGAACATCTGCGCGAGACGCTGCCTGCCACGATGGCCGAGGACCAGGCGGCGCTGAAGCGCTTTGTGCGCAAGTAGCGTCGTGCAATGTTCGCGCTTTGCGTTCCGCTTCGAGTCCGGTGATGTGGGCATGCCGTGTGCGGCGCGCCGGGTGTCCGCTGGTAACGCACGTGTGACGGGCTGTTACATGGCGGCTGCGGTGCACAACACTTGCTTACTTTTTCGCGCGGCACCGTTTGCT
It encodes the following:
- a CDS encoding LysR family transcriptional regulator, yielding MDTLQNMRVFVRVVEAGSFTGAAQHLNTTTAYASRAVSDLEAHLRTRLLNRTTRRIALTEAGERYLQRCEQILAYVDEAEAEAGDAHARPSGRLKVHAMTSFGQHYVVPAVSQYQQRYPDVHVELTLAQRMPDLLEEGYDVALVLATELADSGFVSQRIGSAFSIVCASPAYLERHGVPQEPADLARHVLLQMVTPVFPSTHWDFNGPHGSESVEVGASPFQVNVAEAMASAVREGMGIAVLPIYSAVNGLRSGELAWILPEYTAQEMNVYAVYPSRQYLDAKIRTWVEHLRETLPATMAEDQAALKRFVRK